The proteins below are encoded in one region of Parvicella tangerina:
- a CDS encoding efflux RND transporter permease subunit translates to MWQQVANGILRYRLFILIGLGLITVFMGFEARKVELQYEFGKLLPANDSTYLEYVRFRDNYGQDGLVIVVAAEVDDFYTVEKFSKWYEFGNAVKEFAIADNSKSDGSLLYPIDSVFSEAHLYNIRKNNETKKFELAPIVQEVPTNQSELDSLQKVIHNLPFYEDMIYKDSSNIHMMMIFVNEQIFNSKSRANMVAELHELCETYTDDFGELRYSGLPFVRSVTMNKVKSELGLFVGLAVLVTALVLFFFYRSVKVVLTSLLVVLIGVIWSLGTISLFGYKISILMGLIPPLMIVIGIPNCVYLITKYQQEIIGHGNKAKALLRVIRKVGNATFLTNATTAMGFATFLLTKSDMMREFGAVASINIIALFFISILVVPIVYSYLKPPKEKHTKHLEKKWLDKVIEGLLTISQHHRPAVYISSLAVVGLGLFGMSLMKTSGNIVDDLPKGDAVVQDLKYFEEHFNGVMPFEVLVRSKDTLYKNGSLPNCKNLAKIDSIQSLLREEDKLSKSISLVDAIKYVSQAYAEGGAEDYKLRSCDGLVNMMSSSYFENTFNVEDKEKSSEFLSGFMDSTHTETRITVQIKDVGIDSMDALLARVKNKIESVVHAEANQLKTALASDSLSKKLDAFFDEHAWALSAVEDSLIAQGKAEEFDFLMDEELIKTFYKKKEFQTLLKAVVQKEQLDYTVTGSGVIYTKGTTYLVGNLFTSLIAAVIVIGILMSLLFRSWRMVLISLVPNILPLVFTSGLMGYLGVPIKPSTILVFSIAFGISVDDTIHFLAKYRQELKLQSWNIKGSVLNAIKETGVSMVYTSIILFFGFSIFIASNFGGIQALGILVSVTLFVAMLSNLILLPTLLLTLEKWATTKAFRDPLLAVVDEEEDIELEKLEILEE, encoded by the coding sequence ATGTGGCAACAGGTAGCTAACGGTATATTGAGATATCGTCTATTTATTCTTATTGGCTTAGGGCTGATCACGGTCTTCATGGGGTTTGAAGCGCGTAAAGTGGAGCTGCAATATGAGTTTGGTAAGTTATTACCAGCAAATGATTCTACTTATTTGGAGTACGTTCGATTTAGAGATAACTATGGACAAGATGGTTTGGTTATTGTTGTTGCGGCAGAAGTAGATGATTTCTACACAGTTGAGAAGTTTTCGAAATGGTATGAGTTTGGAAATGCAGTCAAAGAGTTTGCGATAGCAGATAATAGCAAAAGTGATGGAAGCTTACTATATCCTATAGATTCTGTTTTTTCTGAGGCGCATTTGTATAATATTCGGAAAAACAACGAAACCAAAAAGTTTGAACTTGCCCCAATTGTGCAGGAAGTGCCGACAAATCAATCGGAACTAGACTCTTTGCAAAAGGTAATTCACAACCTGCCTTTTTATGAGGATATGATCTATAAAGACAGCTCAAATATTCACATGATGATGATATTTGTTAATGAGCAGATCTTTAATTCGAAGAGTAGGGCAAATATGGTTGCAGAATTGCACGAATTATGTGAAACCTATACGGATGACTTTGGTGAGCTTCGCTACAGCGGACTGCCATTCGTTCGGTCTGTGACAATGAATAAGGTGAAGTCTGAGTTAGGACTGTTCGTTGGACTGGCTGTACTAGTAACAGCCTTGGTGTTGTTTTTCTTCTATCGTTCAGTAAAGGTTGTTCTTACCTCTTTGTTGGTCGTGCTTATTGGAGTAATATGGAGTTTAGGTACAATTAGTTTATTTGGGTATAAGATCAGTATTTTAATGGGGTTAATACCTCCACTGATGATCGTAATCGGGATTCCCAATTGTGTCTATTTGATTACCAAGTATCAGCAGGAAATTATAGGGCACGGAAACAAAGCAAAAGCGCTTTTAAGGGTCATCCGAAAAGTAGGGAATGCTACCTTCTTGACGAATGCGACAACAGCGATGGGGTTTGCAACTTTTCTGTTAACAAAAAGTGATATGATGAGAGAGTTCGGAGCGGTAGCTTCTATCAATATCATTGCGTTATTCTTTATCTCTATTCTTGTGGTTCCGATTGTGTATAGCTACCTTAAACCGCCAAAAGAAAAGCATACGAAGCATCTTGAAAAGAAATGGTTGGATAAGGTGATCGAAGGTCTGTTAACCATTTCACAGCATCATCGACCAGCCGTTTATATCTCGAGTCTAGCTGTTGTGGGACTCGGCTTGTTCGGAATGAGTTTAATGAAAACTTCTGGAAACATTGTGGATGATTTGCCTAAGGGAGATGCTGTTGTGCAAGATCTGAAGTATTTTGAGGAGCATTTTAATGGGGTGATGCCTTTTGAAGTGTTAGTGAGAAGTAAAGATACGCTTTATAAAAACGGAAGTCTGCCGAACTGCAAGAACTTAGCGAAGATTGATAGTATTCAGTCGCTCCTAAGAGAGGAAGATAAACTCTCGAAGTCCATCTCTTTGGTAGATGCGATTAAATATGTCTCTCAGGCTTACGCTGAAGGTGGGGCAGAGGATTATAAGCTGAGATCTTGTGACGGATTAGTGAATATGATGAGCTCAAGTTATTTTGAGAACACGTTTAATGTTGAGGATAAAGAGAAGTCTTCAGAATTTCTCTCAGGCTTCATGGATAGCACACATACGGAAACAAGAATTACTGTGCAGATCAAGGATGTTGGCATTGATTCCATGGATGCTTTACTCGCTAGAGTGAAAAACAAAATTGAGTCGGTGGTTCATGCAGAGGCGAACCAATTAAAAACTGCGTTGGCGAGTGATAGTCTTTCAAAAAAGTTGGATGCTTTTTTTGACGAGCATGCTTGGGCATTGTCTGCTGTTGAAGATTCTTTGATTGCACAAGGCAAAGCCGAGGAGTTTGATTTTTTGATGGATGAAGAGTTAATCAAGACCTTCTATAAAAAGAAGGAATTTCAGACGCTCTTGAAAGCGGTAGTCCAAAAGGAACAACTTGACTATACAGTTACAGGGTCTGGAGTGATTTACACCAAAGGAACAACTTATTTAGTGGGGAATTTATTTACGAGTTTAATTGCTGCGGTAATCGTAATCGGTATACTGATGTCGCTTTTGTTTAGGTCATGGAGAATGGTGCTGATCTCGCTGGTGCCCAATATCCTGCCTTTAGTTTTTACAAGTGGTTTGATGGGGTATTTAGGAGTGCCAATAAAACCTTCCACTATTTTGGTTTTCAGTATTGCTTTCGGAATTTCTGTGGATGATACGATCCACTTTTTAGCCAAATACAGACAAGAGTTGAAGTTACAAAGCTGGAATATTAAAGGATCTGTCTTAAATGCTATAAAAGAGACTGGGGTGAGCATGGTTTATACCTCTATCATCCTGTTTTTTGGATTCTCTATTTTTATTGCTTCTAACTTCGGAGGAATTCAAGCGCTGGGAATTTTAGTCTCCGTTACCTTGTTTGTAGCAATGTTATCAAACTTGATTTTATTGCCCACATTGTTGTTAACTTTAGAAAAGTGGGCAACAACAAAGGCTTTTAGAGACCCCTTGTTAGCGGTGGTAGATGAAGAAGAAGACATTGAATTAGAGAAATTAGAAATTCTCGAGGAGTAA
- the cysQ gene encoding 3'(2'),5'-bisphosphate nucleotidase CysQ — MEELLEIAKEAALAGGKEILEVYNGEIKVDMKEDKSPLTEADKNAHNAIVKFLDKTGIPVLSEEGKSILHDIRKNWKRLWIVDPLDGTKEFIKRNGEFTVNIALIENGLPVMGVIYVPVKEVLYFGMEGLGSFKSEKGQTVKLPQPKQGERFVAVGSRSHMSEETENYFNELKEQHGEIDVVSMGSSLKICLVAEGVADVYPRFAPTMEWDTAAGHAIAKFAGKTLIDYKTKEEMRYNRYELLNNWFIVE, encoded by the coding sequence ATGGAAGAACTGCTGGAAATAGCTAAAGAAGCCGCTTTGGCTGGAGGAAAAGAAATCCTGGAAGTTTACAATGGAGAGATCAAAGTTGACATGAAAGAAGACAAATCTCCCTTAACAGAAGCGGACAAAAATGCGCATAATGCTATCGTAAAGTTTCTGGATAAGACAGGAATTCCTGTGCTGAGTGAGGAGGGAAAATCGATCCTACATGATATACGAAAAAACTGGAAAAGGTTATGGATTGTTGATCCATTAGATGGAACTAAGGAGTTTATCAAGAGAAATGGCGAGTTTACGGTAAACATAGCGCTTATTGAGAATGGTCTTCCAGTTATGGGTGTTATTTATGTCCCAGTTAAGGAAGTTCTTTATTTTGGCATGGAAGGATTAGGTTCATTCAAATCAGAAAAAGGACAAACAGTTAAACTACCTCAACCTAAACAAGGCGAGCGTTTTGTCGCTGTGGGAAGTCGTTCACACATGAGTGAAGAAACCGAAAATTACTTTAATGAGTTGAAAGAGCAACACGGTGAGATTGACGTGGTGTCAATGGGAAGTTCGCTGAAGATCTGTCTGGTAGCTGAAGGTGTTGCAGATGTTTATCCAAGATTTGCTCCTACCATGGAATGGGACACCGCTGCAGGTCATGCAATAGCCAAGTTTGCAGGAAAAACATTAATCGATTACAAAACAAAAGAAGAAATGCGTTACAACCGATATGAACTTTTAAATAACTGGTTCATTGTAGAGTAG
- the gmd gene encoding GDP-mannose 4,6-dehydratase — MKVALITGVTGQDGAYLAEFLLNKGYIVHGVKRRSSLFNTDRIDHLYQDQHENDVRFFLHYGDLTDSTNLIRIIQEVQPDEIYNLAAQSHVKVSFETPEYTANSDALGTLRILEAIRILGLTEKTKFYQASTSELYGGLESNKNEKGLYDENSEFYPRSPYGVAKLYGFWIVKNYREAYNIFACNGILFNHESPIRGETFVTRKITRAAAKISLGLQSILYLGNLDAKRDWGHAKDYIKGMWLMLQQDEPQDFVLATGKTYTVRHFVDLAFKKVGIELTWKGEGVNEVGIDKSSGKEIVKVDPKYFRPTEVDLLIGDPSKAEKELGWKPAYDLEGLVNDMVESDLKLFKKDQYLKEGGHETLNYFE, encoded by the coding sequence ATGAAAGTTGCATTAATCACAGGTGTTACAGGACAAGACGGAGCTTATTTAGCCGAATTTCTGCTCAACAAAGGTTACATTGTTCACGGAGTTAAGAGAAGGAGTTCTTTGTTCAACACGGATAGAATAGATCATTTATATCAGGATCAACATGAAAATGATGTGCGTTTTTTTCTTCATTACGGAGATTTGACAGACAGCACTAACCTGATTAGGATAATCCAGGAGGTTCAGCCAGACGAGATTTACAATCTTGCTGCTCAGTCTCATGTAAAAGTTTCTTTTGAGACCCCGGAATACACAGCAAACTCTGATGCATTAGGAACCTTGCGAATTTTAGAAGCAATTCGCATCCTTGGATTAACGGAGAAAACTAAATTCTACCAGGCTTCTACCAGTGAGTTGTACGGAGGACTGGAAAGCAACAAAAATGAAAAAGGACTTTATGACGAGAACTCTGAGTTCTACCCCAGAAGTCCTTATGGCGTTGCAAAACTCTACGGTTTTTGGATTGTAAAAAATTACCGAGAAGCTTACAACATTTTTGCGTGTAATGGAATCCTCTTCAATCACGAGAGTCCAATTCGAGGTGAAACATTTGTGACCCGAAAGATAACACGCGCAGCTGCCAAAATCTCTCTTGGACTTCAGAGCATCCTTTATCTTGGAAACCTGGATGCAAAAAGAGATTGGGGACATGCAAAGGATTATATCAAAGGAATGTGGCTGATGCTGCAACAAGATGAGCCTCAAGATTTTGTTTTAGCTACCGGAAAGACTTACACAGTTAGACATTTTGTTGACCTTGCTTTTAAAAAAGTGGGTATTGAGCTAACATGGAAAGGTGAAGGAGTGAATGAAGTGGGGATCGATAAAAGCAGCGGTAAGGAAATCGTGAAGGTAGATCCGAAGTATTTCAGGCCTACTGAGGTGGACTTGCTTATTGGTGATCCATCAAAAGCCGAAAAAGAGCTGGGATGGAAACCAGCTTACGATCTTGAGGGATTAGTGAATGATATGGTTGAAAGCGACTTAAAACTTTTTAAGAAAGATCAGTACCTGAAAGAAGGAGGTCATGAAACATTGAATTATTTTGAATAA
- the fcl gene encoding GDP-L-fucose synthase — protein MNSTDKIYIAGHRGMVGSAIVRALKEEGYSNLIFRSSSELDLRNQKEVNEFFTQEKPDYVILAAAKVGGIHANNTYKADFIYDNLMMEANVIKASHDHDVTKLLFLGSSCIYPKMAPQPLKEEYLLTGELEPTNEPYAIAKIAGIKMCEAYRDQHGSNFISAMPTNLYGPNDNYDLNNSHVLPALIRKFHTAKVENQPSVEIWGTGSPKREFLHVDDLAQACLFLLKNYNEKELVNIGCGEDISIKELALLIKDIVGFEGALTFNTDKLDGTPRKLLDMSKLHGLGWKHQIDLRDGITNVYNEVIQQGIF, from the coding sequence ATGAATAGTACGGATAAGATTTACATTGCAGGACATCGAGGGATGGTTGGCTCAGCAATTGTCAGAGCACTTAAGGAGGAAGGCTACAGTAATTTAATCTTCCGTAGCTCTTCAGAACTTGACTTGAGAAACCAAAAAGAGGTGAATGAGTTCTTTACTCAGGAAAAGCCTGACTATGTAATATTGGCTGCGGCAAAAGTGGGTGGCATTCATGCTAATAACACCTATAAAGCAGACTTCATATATGACAATCTCATGATGGAAGCGAATGTGATTAAGGCATCTCACGATCATGACGTTACTAAGCTATTATTTTTGGGATCTTCGTGTATATATCCAAAAATGGCTCCACAACCTTTGAAAGAAGAATATCTTCTTACAGGAGAGCTCGAGCCAACCAATGAGCCGTATGCGATTGCCAAAATTGCAGGAATCAAGATGTGTGAAGCATACCGAGACCAGCATGGTTCGAACTTTATTTCTGCCATGCCTACTAACTTATATGGTCCGAATGATAACTATGACCTCAACAACTCACATGTTCTGCCAGCATTGATCAGGAAATTCCATACGGCAAAAGTCGAGAACCAGCCATCCGTTGAAATCTGGGGAACTGGGTCACCAAAGCGTGAATTTTTGCATGTTGACGACCTTGCCCAAGCTTGCTTGTTCCTTCTTAAGAATTATAATGAAAAAGAGTTAGTCAACATCGGTTGTGGGGAAGATATATCTATCAAAGAGCTTGCTTTGCTGATTAAGGACATTGTTGGGTTCGAAGGTGCACTTACGTTTAATACCGATAAACTTGACGGCACACCCAGAAAGTTATTAGACATGTCCAAATTGCACGGTTTAGGGTGGAAACATCAAATTGACCTGCGTGATGGAATCACGAATGTTTACAACGAGGTTATTCAACAAGGGATTTTTTAG
- a CDS encoding MraY family glycosyltransferase codes for MAKLKHLVDEPSEERKLHSRSIPTIGGIVIFGAIVFSYSLWFPEEYDHLPHMLTNFKHLIAILILLFFVGVKDDIIGTAPMKKLVAHMIVGFILVIMADIRITSMHGLFGVTGELEQWLSYMLSLFVYIVIVNAINLIDGLDGLAGGIGFIIASSFGVCFLINGNVPLALLGFVLGGALLGFLVFNFSPARIFMGDSGSLTIGAIISVLAINAVDLDPSKMKEYFEPNMPILVMAILVYPLMDTLRVFSIRAFKGVSPFTADKNHIHHRFIALGMNHRQTVLWLYLYNLVVIVSAFLIQMYIEVNSTIQFGLTFVIAAFLATIPFIIKPKSA; via the coding sequence GTGGCAAAACTTAAACATTTAGTAGATGAACCTAGTGAAGAAAGAAAGCTCCATAGTCGGAGTATTCCAACCATTGGTGGAATTGTCATTTTTGGGGCAATTGTTTTCTCCTACTCGCTCTGGTTCCCAGAAGAATATGACCATCTTCCCCACATGCTAACTAACTTCAAACACCTCATCGCCATTCTTATCCTTTTGTTCTTCGTGGGTGTTAAGGATGACATTATAGGTACTGCCCCAATGAAAAAATTAGTAGCGCATATGATCGTAGGTTTTATTCTTGTCATCATGGCGGATATTAGAATCACCTCTATGCATGGCTTATTTGGTGTTACCGGTGAACTGGAACAGTGGCTTAGCTATATGCTTTCTCTGTTTGTTTATATCGTTATTGTGAACGCCATAAACTTAATTGATGGCTTAGATGGACTTGCAGGAGGCATTGGTTTCATCATTGCTAGTTCATTTGGAGTCTGTTTTCTAATTAATGGGAACGTTCCATTGGCTTTACTTGGCTTTGTACTAGGAGGCGCTTTGCTCGGATTCTTAGTCTTTAACTTTTCCCCAGCAAGAATATTCATGGGAGATTCAGGTTCGCTGACAATTGGCGCGATCATCAGCGTGCTTGCAATTAATGCGGTAGACTTGGACCCTTCAAAAATGAAAGAATACTTCGAACCCAATATGCCTATTCTTGTAATGGCGATACTCGTTTATCCTTTAATGGACACGCTTCGAGTATTTAGTATAAGAGCGTTTAAAGGCGTTTCTCCTTTTACAGCAGATAAAAACCATATTCATCACCGGTTCATTGCTCTTGGAATGAACCACAGACAAACTGTCTTATGGTTATATCTCTATAACCTTGTGGTCATCGTAAGCGCCTTTTTAATCCAAATGTATATTGAGGTAAATTCAACCATTCAATTTGGACTAACATTTGTCATTGCTGCATTCTTGGCCACCATACCCTTTATTATTAAACCTAAAAGTGCGTAA
- a CDS encoding DUF5723 family protein, with protein sequence MKSLKTLPTILLVLISTVNFAQEDFLLYSFDNLPQGHYINPAFKPKSKGFLAMPMMNTYLGASHSGFKLTNLVQIRPDDSLELRPDIAIDKMADLNYLKGMVNNEIIGFGFTAKESFLSFSVTNKASFRLMYPKDLFRLAFEGNGSTLLGERANMDGFGVDMLSYLEFAVGYSRAFNEKLRIGTRLKYIQGLGAIYTKHSELGLHTDETTFDLTLDGQLTLNTSNTGIMLDTNFNGLEVGDFTSFPNHGIGIDLGGSYQLNEKISLSSSVLDLGVIKWNSNVRNYASDSVSFTFKGVDINEFLSDSSDVLQSIQDSLAGEFGYSSNEESFTTPLFTRIYIGGNYQITEKIGVGVNWYSEFIHRRYRGALTLSGNAQVTNWFRVGLNYSYYSRDYFNIGLGFAINGGPVQFYAISDNLLGMFIPQANKNFHARFGINFLMGWREKEQQASFGE encoded by the coding sequence ATGAAAAGTTTGAAGACGTTACCCACGATACTACTGGTGTTGATCAGCACAGTTAATTTTGCACAAGAGGATTTCTTGCTATACAGTTTCGATAATCTGCCTCAGGGACATTACATTAACCCTGCTTTTAAACCTAAATCAAAAGGGTTTTTGGCGATGCCAATGATGAATACCTACCTAGGTGCAAGTCACTCTGGATTCAAACTGACCAATTTGGTGCAGATTCGTCCGGATGATTCATTGGAGCTAAGACCAGATATAGCGATTGATAAAATGGCTGATCTCAATTACCTCAAAGGAATGGTTAATAATGAAATCATTGGTTTTGGTTTTACCGCCAAAGAATCTTTTTTGAGTTTTTCGGTTACCAATAAGGCGAGTTTTAGGTTGATGTATCCTAAAGATTTATTTAGGTTGGCTTTTGAAGGAAATGGGAGTACCCTCTTGGGAGAACGAGCGAATATGGATGGTTTTGGTGTGGATATGTTATCCTATCTGGAGTTTGCGGTAGGTTATAGCAGAGCGTTTAATGAAAAACTGCGGATTGGTACTCGATTAAAGTATATCCAAGGTTTAGGAGCCATATACACTAAACATAGTGAATTGGGGCTGCATACTGATGAAACGACCTTTGACCTGACTTTGGATGGTCAACTTACGCTAAATACATCCAATACGGGAATAATGCTGGACACTAATTTTAATGGTTTGGAGGTAGGTGACTTTACTTCCTTCCCAAATCATGGAATAGGCATTGACTTAGGAGGGAGTTATCAATTGAATGAGAAAATATCGCTTTCTTCAAGTGTTTTGGATTTGGGAGTGATCAAATGGAATTCAAATGTGAGAAATTATGCTTCTGATAGTGTTAGCTTTACATTTAAAGGAGTAGATATCAATGAGTTCCTATCGGATAGTTCTGATGTTCTTCAGTCTATTCAAGATAGTCTGGCTGGTGAATTTGGATACTCTTCAAATGAGGAGTCTTTTACTACACCCTTGTTCACCAGAATCTATATTGGAGGAAATTACCAGATCACAGAGAAAATAGGTGTTGGTGTCAATTGGTATAGTGAGTTTATTCACAGAAGATACCGAGGAGCTCTAACCTTATCAGGTAATGCGCAGGTTACGAATTGGTTTAGAGTAGGACTGAATTATTCGTATTATTCAAGAGACTACTTCAACATTGGACTTGGGTTTGCAATAAATGGTGGTCCAGTTCAGTTTTACGCAATTTCTGATAATCTTCTGGGAATGTTTATCCCTCAAGCCAACAAGAATTTTCACGCGCGATTTGGAATTAATTTCTTGATGGGGTGGAGGGAGAAAGAGCAGCAGGCTAGTTTTGGTGAGTAG
- a CDS encoding DUF4349 domain-containing protein — MKNSIKTLSFIILFGISSCGAAENESYSEDYKAEEGSSAPYTESSAAQLSYEEEPTESAKKDEGTSENHRVAITSVAASGINDSTLRFIRTAQLKYKTKSVRKTTYLLENAIVHLGGIVTYTNLYSDIENVKKVAISKDSSLKVTTYQVKNNMTIRIPNTQLDSLLKVISTTVTFLDKRIVSADEISLTELKNQLEQNRMANYQEQLKNAIQNKEGKINNVVDAYESMLHKQKLKDDAFIRNLELDYDVEYSVVELSIYQDTSTDKELVENELNIEEFEPSFSSKLGESLKNGWNMILAFIVAIANLWFLIIPLILVGIYFLRKRKVQKNT, encoded by the coding sequence ATGAAGAATTCAATTAAAACACTGTCGTTCATTATCCTATTTGGAATTTCTTCTTGTGGCGCTGCCGAAAATGAGAGCTACTCAGAAGACTACAAAGCGGAGGAAGGCTCATCCGCTCCGTATACAGAGAGTAGTGCTGCACAACTTTCCTACGAAGAAGAGCCCACCGAATCCGCAAAAAAAGACGAAGGAACATCAGAAAATCATCGCGTTGCAATTACTTCTGTAGCTGCAAGTGGAATAAATGATAGCACGCTCCGCTTCATTAGAACTGCTCAATTAAAATATAAAACAAAGAGTGTGCGAAAAACCACTTACTTACTAGAAAACGCAATTGTTCATCTCGGAGGAATTGTTACTTACACCAACCTTTACAGCGACATTGAAAACGTGAAGAAAGTTGCTATCTCCAAAGACTCCTCACTAAAAGTTACCACCTATCAGGTCAAAAACAATATGACCATAAGAATTCCGAACACTCAGCTTGATTCGTTATTAAAAGTCATTTCTACAACAGTTACTTTTCTGGACAAAAGAATTGTCAGTGCTGATGAGATCAGTTTAACGGAATTAAAGAACCAACTTGAGCAAAACAGAATGGCTAATTATCAGGAACAACTTAAAAACGCCATTCAAAATAAGGAAGGAAAAATCAACAATGTGGTAGATGCTTATGAAAGCATGTTGCATAAACAAAAGCTAAAGGATGATGCATTCATCAGAAATTTAGAACTGGACTACGATGTAGAATACAGTGTTGTGGAACTGAGCATCTATCAAGACACATCAACAGACAAAGAATTAGTTGAGAATGAACTAAACATTGAAGAATTTGAGCCTTCGTTTTCTTCAAAACTGGGAGAAAGTCTAAAAAATGGATGGAACATGATTTTGGCGTTTATTGTCGCTATCGCCAACCTATGGTTCTTGATCATACCATTGATTCTTGTAGGCATCTATTTCTTAAGAAAAAGAAAAGTGCAAAAAAACACATAG
- the lysS gene encoding lysine--tRNA ligase, which translates to MSIQLSEQEVNRRESLKKLRALGINPYPADLYPVDSLSKQLKENYVEGKEVCLAGRMMSVRVMGKASFAELQDSEGRIQIYVARDEICPGEDKTMYNEVFKKLLDLGDFIGVKGKMFKTQVGEISVHVTELTLLSKSLKPLPLPKTDAEGKVHDAFTDPELRYRQRYVDLVVNPQVKDVFVKRTKLFNAMRQFFNDAGYMEVETPILQNIPGGAAARPFTTHHNALDIPLYMRIANELYLKRLIVGGFDGVYEFSKNFRNEGMDRTHNPEFTAMEIYVSYKDYNWMMEFTEKLLEHCAMAVNGTTKATFNGQHIDFKAPYKRVTMRDSILEFTGFDIKGKTEDELREACKNLGVEIDDTMGKGKLIDEIFGEKCEGNYIQPTFITDYPKEMSPLCKAHRKDPDLTERFELMVCGKEIANAYSELNDPIDQRERFEEQVRLAEKGDDEATGLIDQDFLRSLEYGMPPTSGLGIGMDRLIMFLTDNPAIQEVLFFPQMRPEKWNTEKIGPDLTENERLILDILAENRSMDLNDLKEKAGLSNKQWDKGMKGLSKHGLTKVTKTDDALTVEIL; encoded by the coding sequence ATGAGTATACAACTTTCAGAACAAGAAGTAAATAGACGCGAGTCGTTAAAGAAATTAAGAGCCTTAGGTATCAATCCATATCCAGCTGATCTCTATCCAGTTGATAGCCTTTCCAAACAATTGAAAGAAAACTATGTGGAAGGAAAGGAAGTTTGTCTGGCGGGACGAATGATGTCTGTTCGTGTAATGGGGAAGGCTTCATTTGCTGAATTGCAAGATAGTGAGGGAAGAATTCAAATCTATGTTGCTCGTGATGAGATTTGTCCTGGAGAGGATAAAACAATGTATAATGAAGTTTTCAAAAAACTCTTAGATCTTGGTGATTTTATCGGGGTAAAAGGTAAAATGTTCAAGACTCAGGTTGGAGAAATCTCCGTTCATGTTACAGAATTGACCTTATTGAGCAAATCCCTGAAACCTTTGCCTTTGCCAAAAACGGATGCTGAAGGGAAAGTGCACGATGCTTTTACTGATCCAGAATTAAGATATCGTCAGCGATATGTTGATCTAGTGGTTAACCCGCAAGTGAAAGATGTTTTTGTTAAAAGAACAAAGTTGTTTAATGCAATGCGTCAATTCTTTAATGATGCTGGTTACATGGAGGTTGAAACGCCAATCTTGCAAAATATTCCTGGTGGAGCAGCTGCGAGACCATTTACTACTCATCACAATGCATTGGATATTCCTTTGTACATGCGAATTGCAAATGAATTATACCTGAAAAGATTAATCGTAGGTGGATTTGATGGTGTGTACGAGTTTTCAAAGAACTTCCGGAATGAGGGAATGGACAGAACGCACAATCCGGAGTTCACAGCAATGGAGATCTATGTTTCCTACAAGGATTACAATTGGATGATGGAATTCACAGAGAAACTTCTTGAACATTGTGCGATGGCTGTTAACGGAACGACAAAAGCAACGTTTAATGGTCAGCACATTGATTTTAAAGCACCTTATAAGCGGGTGACGATGAGAGATTCCATCCTTGAATTCACTGGGTTTGATATCAAAGGAAAAACTGAAGATGAATTGCGTGAAGCGTGCAAGAATCTGGGGGTTGAAATCGATGATACAATGGGCAAAGGAAAGTTGATTGATGAGATTTTCGGAGAGAAATGTGAAGGGAATTATATTCAGCCTACTTTTATTACCGACTATCCTAAGGAAATGTCGCCATTATGTAAAGCGCATAGAAAAGATCCAGACCTAACGGAGCGTTTTGAGCTGATGGTTTGTGGAAAGGAGATTGCCAATGCTTATTCGGAGTTAAATGATCCAATCGACCAGCGAGAGCGATTTGAAGAGCAAGTAAGGTTAGCTGAGAAGGGGGATGACGAAGCAACTGGATTAATAGATCAAGACTTCTTACGTTCATTAGAATACGGCATGCCTCCTACATCAGGGTTAGGAATTGGAATGGATCGTTTGATCATGTTCTTGACAGATAATCCCGCCATTCAGGAAGTGTTGTTCTTCCCGCAAATGAGACCAGAGAAATGGAATACAGAGAAAATTGGTCCAGATCTTACAGAGAATGAACGTTTGATTCTGGATATTCTGGCTGAAAATCGTTCGATGGATTTGAATGATCTAAAAGAAAAAGCAGGATTATCAAACAAACAGTGGGATAAAGGAATGAAGGGACTCTCTAAACACGGGTTAACCAAAGTTACCAAGACAGATGATGCTTTGACAGTAGAGATATTATAG